A genomic segment from Lignipirellula cremea encodes:
- a CDS encoding coiled-coil domain-containing protein — protein MPHAMPRFLANPWLLAVSVCLLASPAFGQPAESGSPRTSLGVRQQRVEHMLLEMELKFKSLAQTLQESEPERADKLVGALQESKKLLLADRMANITAMLNEARLDSATTEQKKILSDLRSLIRLLLEDDQKNPLQEWEQLQVWRGQLEDIQNEQKATRRESDKRLHPDSALRDLDAQIAAVEALLEKQQKLNTLTETARQAGPQQLTPLTPQQDALRQQTDDVAAQIAAAGANREGAPPVVMPAPSTDPPAASDPPEPGQTEPPQPEPGQPATGPSESGQQALQNASQHQQSAAAGLQQGQGAIAGDGQKKATEELERALAELRGERGRIAMLPPQSLPELAEQQAETADKTARLKDEMQQRGAGGSSPGGGSMPPGGKKPPGQKHVEQAQQAMEKAASDLRSDQGEQAADEQEQALRELEKAIAEIEKRLAQLREETQVERLARLEQRFREMLARQQAATAKTAEMEKLLLEAGSLKRSDRLLIVGLAKEERALAESAFQAYDILIEDGASVVFPSIVNALRVDLEQTAALLDGLKTDDYTQAVQEEIETTLAELISALEKAQRQKKSDQESSSGGGEQQQPPLLPNSAELKLLMSAQMRINRLTRALEKVRGDAPLDEASRLTAESIAARQEEVANLTERILQRIQPPTP, from the coding sequence ATGCCCCACGCGATGCCTCGTTTTCTCGCCAATCCCTGGCTGCTGGCTGTCAGCGTCTGCCTGCTTGCCTCCCCGGCGTTCGGCCAGCCGGCGGAATCGGGGTCGCCGCGGACTTCGCTCGGCGTGCGTCAGCAACGGGTGGAGCACATGCTGCTGGAGATGGAGCTCAAGTTCAAAAGCCTGGCGCAAACCCTGCAGGAAAGCGAACCGGAACGGGCCGACAAGCTGGTCGGAGCCCTGCAGGAATCGAAGAAGCTGCTGCTGGCCGATCGTATGGCGAACATCACCGCCATGCTGAACGAGGCTCGGCTGGATAGCGCGACGACCGAACAGAAAAAGATCCTCAGCGACCTGCGCAGCCTGATTCGCCTGCTCCTGGAAGACGATCAGAAAAACCCACTGCAGGAATGGGAGCAGCTGCAGGTTTGGCGGGGCCAGCTCGAAGACATCCAGAACGAACAGAAAGCGACCCGCCGGGAAAGCGACAAGCGGCTCCACCCCGACTCGGCCCTGCGCGATCTCGACGCCCAGATTGCCGCGGTCGAGGCGCTCCTGGAGAAGCAGCAGAAGCTGAACACCCTGACCGAAACGGCCCGCCAGGCCGGACCGCAACAGTTGACCCCGCTCACGCCCCAGCAGGACGCCCTCCGCCAGCAGACCGACGACGTCGCCGCCCAGATCGCAGCCGCCGGAGCCAACCGCGAAGGCGCTCCGCCCGTCGTCATGCCCGCACCTTCCACCGACCCGCCCGCCGCGTCCGATCCGCCTGAACCGGGCCAAACAGAGCCACCCCAGCCAGAGCCCGGCCAGCCCGCGACGGGACCGTCCGAGTCGGGGCAGCAGGCTTTGCAGAACGCTTCGCAGCATCAACAAAGCGCCGCCGCCGGCCTGCAGCAGGGACAAGGCGCCATCGCCGGCGACGGCCAGAAAAAGGCGACCGAAGAACTGGAACGGGCTTTGGCCGAACTTCGCGGCGAACGTGGCCGCATCGCCATGCTGCCGCCCCAGAGCCTGCCGGAACTGGCTGAACAGCAGGCGGAAACGGCCGACAAAACGGCCCGCCTGAAAGACGAAATGCAACAGCGGGGCGCCGGCGGATCGTCCCCCGGCGGCGGCTCCATGCCTCCCGGCGGCAAGAAACCGCCCGGCCAGAAGCATGTCGAGCAGGCCCAGCAGGCGATGGAAAAAGCCGCCAGCGACCTGCGCAGCGACCAGGGCGAACAGGCCGCCGACGAACAGGAACAGGCCCTCCGCGAGCTGGAAAAGGCGATCGCCGAGATTGAAAAACGACTCGCCCAGCTGCGCGAAGAAACGCAGGTCGAACGGCTGGCCCGGCTGGAACAGCGGTTCCGCGAGATGCTCGCCCGGCAGCAGGCCGCGACCGCCAAAACGGCCGAAATGGAGAAACTGCTGCTCGAAGCCGGCAGCCTCAAACGTTCCGATCGCCTGCTGATCGTTGGTCTCGCTAAAGAGGAACGGGCCCTGGCCGAGTCGGCATTCCAGGCGTACGACATTCTCATCGAAGACGGCGCCAGCGTCGTCTTCCCCAGTATCGTCAACGCCCTCCGGGTGGACCTGGAACAAACGGCCGCCTTGCTCGATGGCTTGAAAACCGACGACTATACCCAGGCCGTCCAGGAAGAGATTGAAACGACCCTTGCCGAGTTGATCTCCGCCCTGGAAAAAGCCCAGCGGCAGAAAAAATCCGACCAGGAAAGCAGCTCGGGCGGCGGCGAACAGCAGCAACCGCCGCTCCTGCCAAACTCGGCCGAACTGAAACTGCTGATGTCGGCCCAGATGCGCATCAACCGTTTGACCCGCGCCCTGGAGAAAGTCCGCGGCGACGCCCCGCTCGACGAAGCCAGCCGTCTGACGGCCGAAAGCATCGCCGCCCGCCAGGAAGAAGTGGCCAACCTGACCGAACGCATTCTGCAGCGGATCCAGCCGCCGACCCCGTAA
- a CDS encoding tetratricopeptide repeat protein — MRAFPPCLTGCLAGAVICLATSSRAQEMSAPEKVVEAFVQHCRDGDFANADQAIQAVSALREDPLAAPGAVTAGLRLLYPEFQTALNALSEEDFATADLLLEALSASDDPYLATEARFYRARAGTLQERFDKALPLLVDITEKRATRTGMLGDAWFLRGVAEARLLRRPAAIESLETFLEKYPAASERMRVGAQRQLEQLQAIEEESIADAFERMDFARRRLAQGEAGKETQSQQEKIIDILAKLIEEAEENEASGSGQGQGQSSGQGQGEGSKDGNQQNPGEGTGEGENDQSPEAEVKRIYRRGPTSPWGHLRDKERDPAYNAIKTRFPPRYEKLIEQYYKSFQDK, encoded by the coding sequence ATGCGTGCTTTCCCTCCCTGCCTGACTGGTTGCCTGGCCGGCGCTGTGATCTGTCTGGCGACGTCGTCCCGCGCCCAGGAAATGTCGGCGCCGGAGAAAGTGGTCGAGGCGTTCGTCCAGCATTGTCGCGACGGAGATTTCGCCAATGCCGACCAGGCGATCCAGGCCGTCTCCGCCCTGCGGGAAGATCCGCTGGCGGCCCCCGGCGCCGTGACCGCCGGCCTGCGTCTGCTCTACCCGGAATTCCAAACAGCCCTCAACGCCCTCAGCGAAGAAGACTTCGCCACGGCCGATCTCCTGCTGGAAGCGCTCTCCGCCTCCGACGATCCGTACCTGGCGACCGAGGCCCGGTTCTATCGCGCCCGGGCCGGCACGCTGCAGGAACGCTTTGACAAAGCACTGCCGCTGCTGGTCGACATTACCGAAAAAAGAGCGACCCGCACCGGCATGCTGGGCGACGCCTGGTTCCTCCGCGGCGTCGCCGAGGCGCGGCTGCTCCGGCGACCGGCGGCGATTGAATCACTCGAAACGTTCCTCGAAAAATACCCCGCCGCCTCGGAACGGATGCGGGTGGGAGCCCAGCGCCAACTGGAGCAGCTCCAGGCGATCGAAGAAGAAAGCATCGCCGACGCCTTCGAGCGGATGGACTTCGCCCGCCGACGCCTGGCCCAGGGGGAAGCGGGCAAAGAGACCCAATCGCAACAGGAAAAGATCATCGACATCCTCGCCAAACTGATCGAAGAAGCCGAAGAGAACGAAGCCAGCGGCTCCGGCCAGGGACAGGGACAATCCTCAGGACAAGGCCAGGGCGAAGGCAGCAAAGACGGCAACCAGCAGAACCCAGGCGAAGGAACGGGCGAAGGGGAAAACGACCAGTCGCCCGAAGCCGAAGTCAAACGCATCTATCGCCGCGGCCCGACCAGCCCCTGGGGCCACCTCCGCGACAAAGAACGGGACCCGGCCTACAACGCCATCAAAACCCGCTTCCCGCCGCGCTACGAGAAGCTGATCGAACAGTACTACAAAAGCTTTCAGGATAAATAG
- a CDS encoding CoA-binding protein, whose product MNVNQQIEAFLAGEPHAVVGASRDRSKYGNKVFRAYQQHQRPVYPVNPHADSVEGETAYADLASLPETVHGVSVITPPAVTWKILEQAAALGVKHVWLQPGAEAAGMTQRAEELGLNLISGGPCLLVVIGYHE is encoded by the coding sequence ATGAATGTCAACCAGCAGATCGAAGCCTTCCTGGCCGGCGAACCGCATGCCGTGGTCGGCGCTTCCCGCGACCGTTCCAAGTACGGCAACAAAGTGTTCCGGGCGTACCAGCAGCATCAGCGTCCGGTGTATCCCGTAAACCCGCACGCCGATTCGGTCGAAGGGGAAACGGCCTATGCCGATCTGGCTTCGCTGCCGGAAACAGTGCACGGAGTGTCGGTGATTACGCCGCCGGCCGTCACCTGGAAGATCCTGGAACAGGCGGCCGCCCTGGGGGTGAAGCACGTCTGGCTGCAGCCAGGCGCCGAAGCCGCCGGCATGACACAGCGCGCGGAAGAGCTGGGTCTCAACCTCATCTCCGGCGGCCCCTGCCTGCTGGTCGTGATTGGGTATCACGAGTAA
- a CDS encoding RAD55 family ATPase, producing the protein MRQTTGVPGLDQHLGGGLLPGALTVVVGATGIGKTQLGVQYAQAGLAAEQHRGVVFDMAARGDSQSHAPYAERICDWKMRPAESSQQPNLETFFENPRAGDYFHVFDYRGQRVTRRDLEHEEWRAWQAELNYKLKASIGFLYGAFVSGCRRVVIDGVEPTDRPGESIQFQLIEYIYHQVLRKDPEWVARDLFREKYRANAEKIAQQLYDPKQVGCLLMATAHETLLDDLIARGLSEGDALSNANTLIYMGKIRRGDRFVRGLYIAKHRGSACTDAVLEYTINDQGLVMNS; encoded by the coding sequence ATGCGACAAACGACCGGCGTGCCGGGACTGGATCAGCACCTGGGCGGCGGCTTGCTGCCGGGCGCATTAACCGTAGTGGTCGGCGCCACGGGCATCGGCAAAACCCAGCTGGGCGTGCAGTACGCCCAGGCGGGACTGGCGGCCGAGCAGCACCGCGGCGTGGTGTTCGACATGGCGGCCCGGGGCGATTCCCAGAGCCATGCTCCCTACGCGGAAAGAATCTGCGACTGGAAGATGCGCCCCGCCGAGTCCAGCCAGCAGCCCAACCTGGAAACCTTTTTTGAGAACCCCCGGGCCGGCGATTATTTCCACGTGTTCGATTACCGCGGCCAGCGCGTGACACGCCGGGACCTGGAACACGAAGAATGGCGGGCCTGGCAGGCGGAGCTGAATTACAAGCTCAAGGCCTCGATCGGGTTTCTCTACGGCGCCTTTGTGTCGGGCTGTCGCCGGGTCGTGATCGATGGCGTCGAGCCGACCGATCGACCGGGAGAGAGCATCCAGTTCCAGCTGATCGAATACATCTATCACCAGGTGCTGCGGAAAGATCCGGAATGGGTCGCCCGCGATCTGTTCCGCGAAAAGTACCGCGCCAACGCCGAGAAGATCGCCCAGCAGTTGTACGATCCAAAGCAGGTCGGCTGCCTGCTGATGGCGACGGCGCATGAAACACTGCTCGACGATCTGATTGCCCGCGGTCTTTCCGAAGGCGACGCATTGTCGAACGCCAACACGCTGATCTACATGGGGAAAATTCGCCGCGGCGATCGCTTTGTCCGTGGGCTGTATATCGCCAAGCATCGCGGCAGCGCCTGCACCGACGCCGTGCTGGAGTACACGATCAACGACCAGGGTCTGGTGATGAACTCTTGA
- a CDS encoding DUF2617 family protein codes for MLSVRPKIAELAFQVYGRSLHPELFVTLQSRTFTRGDYSAKVNITTAGHVVTWCYRGMTLTEVAASAQHPLPKKRRLLSCRLAGERQDRIKCTGGVTYKMNFHSETVDPQFFWNFQQEVLQDYSEHTMFQAFDASGRIALGALSYVNVELRNRSLSVQAFHTFPDDCAVVRTESRFALP; via the coding sequence GTGTTGTCCGTTCGACCAAAGATTGCCGAACTCGCCTTTCAAGTTTATGGCCGCTCTTTACACCCGGAGCTTTTTGTAACCCTGCAGTCCAGGACATTTACCCGCGGCGATTATTCCGCCAAGGTCAACATTACCACCGCCGGCCATGTGGTTACCTGGTGCTACCGGGGGATGACGCTGACCGAAGTGGCGGCGTCGGCCCAGCATCCGTTGCCCAAGAAAAGGCGCCTGCTCTCCTGCCGACTGGCGGGCGAACGGCAGGACCGGATCAAATGCACCGGCGGCGTGACTTACAAAATGAACTTTCATTCCGAGACCGTGGATCCCCAGTTCTTCTGGAATTTCCAGCAAGAGGTGCTGCAGGATTACTCCGAGCACACCATGTTCCAGGCGTTCGACGCCAGTGGACGCATCGCCCTGGGCGCCCTGAGTTATGTGAATGTCGAACTGCGGAACCGCAGCCTTTCCGTGCAGGCGTTCCATACCTTTCCCGACGACTGCGCGGTGGTGCGGACCGAATCGCGGTTTGCCTTGCCTTGA
- a CDS encoding CPBP family intramembrane glutamic endopeptidase: MSSPESQAPLPGWKYQEGNYWQESKGPLISLAFVAPMLLIYELGAYVAGPQALRNGADVWLRELLQFVGFGHYLLLPVLTAGILLAWHHTTREPWKIREELLGIMFLEASGWALLLLGVARMLGMLFAMAPGLEIAPPAAMGSLRHLAGELVGPFGAGIYEELLFRLMLFPLLLVCLQRGLPLFWQTDDKQPGRQNQLDLISYGGAILLTSLLFSAAHYQVFTSHGDAFELYSFTFRTLAGVFFCLLFVSRGFGIAVGAHAMYDVFVSVLRLVG, from the coding sequence ATGTCTTCTCCGGAATCGCAAGCACCGCTGCCGGGCTGGAAATACCAGGAAGGCAACTACTGGCAGGAGTCCAAAGGGCCGCTGATCAGTCTGGCGTTTGTGGCGCCGATGCTGCTGATCTATGAACTGGGGGCCTATGTCGCCGGGCCGCAGGCGCTACGCAACGGGGCCGATGTGTGGCTGCGCGAGCTGCTGCAGTTTGTCGGCTTTGGGCATTACCTGTTGCTGCCGGTGCTGACGGCCGGGATTCTGCTGGCCTGGCACCATACCACGCGCGAGCCGTGGAAGATTCGGGAAGAGCTGCTGGGGATCATGTTCCTGGAAGCCAGCGGCTGGGCGCTATTGCTGCTGGGCGTGGCGCGGATGCTGGGGATGCTGTTCGCCATGGCGCCCGGACTGGAGATCGCTCCGCCGGCGGCGATGGGTTCTTTGCGACATCTGGCCGGGGAGCTGGTCGGGCCGTTTGGCGCCGGGATCTATGAAGAGTTGCTGTTCCGGCTGATGCTGTTCCCCTTGCTGCTGGTTTGCCTGCAGCGGGGGCTGCCGTTGTTCTGGCAGACCGACGACAAACAGCCGGGCCGGCAGAACCAGCTGGACCTGATCAGTTATGGGGGAGCCATCCTGCTCACCAGCTTGCTGTTCTCGGCGGCCCATTACCAGGTGTTTACTTCGCACGGCGATGCGTTTGAGTTGTACAGCTTTACTTTCCGTACGCTGGCCGGCGTGTTCTTCTGCCTGTTGTTTGTGTCTCGCGGCTTTGGAATCGCGGTCGGAGCCCATGCCATGTACGACGTTTTCGTCAGCGTGCTGCGACTGGTGGGTTAG
- a CDS encoding purine-nucleoside phosphorylase: MLELFAKIEEAVAFIKSQWSSQPHAGVILGTGLGSLVEKIEVECSINYDDIPHFPQSTVISHQGKLVCGLLNGLPVMVMQGRLHMYEGYSLKDITLPVRVMKAMGAQLLVVSNACGGMNPYYACGDIMLIDDHINLMGDNPLIGVNDDRLGPRFPDMSEPYDRALVDTALEIARKNNIVAHKGVFVAIAGPNLETRAEYRFLRLAGADVVGMSTVPEVIVAVHCGLRVIGFSIVTDMCLPDALEAANVAKIIAIANETEPKLTTLVTGVLEHEKTSLQNKDVQ, encoded by the coding sequence ATGCTCGAACTGTTTGCCAAGATCGAAGAAGCGGTCGCCTTCATTAAATCCCAGTGGTCGAGCCAGCCCCACGCCGGCGTGATCCTGGGCACAGGCCTCGGCAGCCTGGTCGAAAAAATCGAAGTCGAATGCTCGATCAATTACGACGACATCCCGCACTTCCCGCAATCGACCGTCATCAGCCATCAGGGAAAGCTGGTCTGCGGCCTGCTCAACGGCCTGCCGGTGATGGTGATGCAGGGCCGGCTGCACATGTACGAAGGCTACTCGCTCAAGGACATCACCCTGCCCGTCCGCGTCATGAAAGCCATGGGAGCCCAGCTGCTGGTCGTTTCCAACGCTTGCGGCGGCATGAACCCGTACTATGCGTGCGGCGATATCATGCTGATCGACGACCACATCAACCTGATGGGCGACAACCCGCTGATCGGCGTGAACGACGATCGCCTGGGCCCGCGCTTCCCCGATATGTCGGAACCGTACGATCGCGCCCTGGTGGATACCGCGCTGGAGATCGCCCGGAAGAATAATATCGTCGCCCATAAAGGCGTGTTCGTCGCCATTGCCGGCCCCAACCTGGAAACACGGGCCGAGTACCGCTTTTTGCGGCTGGCCGGCGCCGACGTGGTTGGCATGTCGACCGTGCCCGAAGTCATCGTCGCTGTGCATTGCGGCCTGCGCGTGATCGGCTTTTCGATCGTGACCGATATGTGCCTGCCCGACGCCCTGGAAGCCGCCAACGTGGCGAAGATTATCGCCATCGCCAACGAAACAGAACCGAAGCTGACCACCCTGGTCACCGGTGTCCTGGAACACGAAAAAACGTCCCTGCAGAACAAGGACGTTCAGTAG
- a CDS encoding DEAD/DEAH box helicase: MISSNREDASSDFDAEVQSSTQEQACTSEQSPVNEETPVAEQSPVSEEAPVAEEAPVAEEAPVAEQSPVAEDAVAGEEPVVSKKSKKKKKAAAEKLASAEQMASADKSEDAEEENGFRTLGLSAPLMAALDSAGYTTPTPIQAQTIPLLLEGRDVLGQAQTGTGKTAAFALPLLDRLDLSKRNPQVLVLAPTRELAIQVAEAFEKYARSMRELNVVAIYGGQDYQVQFRQLNRGVHVVVGTPGRVMDHMRRGSLNLDDLQCLVLDEADEMLRMGFADDVDWVLTQAPADRQMALFSATMSPPIRKIAQQHLKNPAEITIAQRTATADTINQRYIIAAPHQKQAALSRILEAEPIDGVLVFVKTRSTTEPLAEYLAESGLKTAALNGDVPQKQRERIVESLRSGKIDVLVATDVAARGLDVQRISHVINYDLPYDSEAYVHRIGRTGRAGRSGEAILFVHPREARTLKRLEQATRQTIEPMSLPSNRDINKQRVARFHERITQGLAHGELEKFQAIVEHYQRENEIPLEMIAASLAILANGETPLLVKEEIKQASFAHDSRPGFKNDRERPGKRDFQAERPSRGQRSMGNMDTYRIEVGRFHQVQPGNIVGAIANETGLGSESIGKIKIFDRHSTVDLPQGLPAALFEILTNVAVGGRKLRISRVDGGGGRPARYQEGDQSFNKSKSKYRKKLPAK, from the coding sequence ATGATTTCGTCCAATCGGGAAGACGCGTCGAGTGATTTTGACGCGGAAGTTCAGTCGTCCACCCAGGAACAAGCCTGCACCAGCGAACAATCGCCGGTCAACGAAGAAACGCCAGTAGCCGAGCAATCGCCGGTTAGCGAAGAAGCTCCGGTTGCTGAAGAAGCTCCAGTTGCTGAAGAAGCTCCGGTTGCCGAGCAGTCGCCGGTTGCCGAAGATGCGGTCGCCGGCGAAGAACCGGTCGTCAGCAAGAAATCCAAAAAGAAGAAGAAGGCGGCTGCCGAAAAGTTGGCGTCTGCTGAGCAAATGGCGTCTGCCGACAAGAGCGAGGACGCCGAGGAAGAGAACGGCTTTCGCACGCTCGGCCTGAGCGCTCCGTTAATGGCCGCTTTGGATAGTGCGGGCTACACCACGCCGACGCCGATCCAGGCGCAGACGATTCCTTTGCTGTTAGAAGGTCGCGACGTCCTGGGCCAGGCGCAAACGGGCACCGGAAAAACGGCCGCGTTTGCGTTGCCGTTGCTGGATCGGCTGGATCTGTCGAAGCGAAATCCGCAGGTGCTGGTCCTGGCGCCGACGCGGGAGCTGGCGATCCAGGTGGCCGAAGCGTTTGAAAAGTACGCCCGCAGCATGCGGGAATTGAACGTGGTCGCCATTTACGGCGGCCAGGATTACCAGGTGCAGTTCCGCCAGTTGAACCGTGGCGTGCACGTGGTGGTCGGCACGCCGGGTCGCGTGATGGATCATATGCGGCGCGGTTCGCTGAACCTTGATGATCTGCAGTGCCTGGTGCTGGACGAAGCGGATGAAATGCTTCGCATGGGCTTTGCCGACGACGTGGACTGGGTGTTGACCCAAGCTCCCGCGGACCGGCAAATGGCGTTGTTCTCGGCGACCATGTCCCCGCCGATCCGCAAGATTGCCCAGCAGCACCTGAAGAATCCGGCCGAGATCACGATCGCCCAGCGCACGGCGACGGCTGATACGATCAACCAGCGATATATCATCGCGGCCCCGCATCAGAAGCAGGCGGCCTTGTCCCGCATTCTGGAAGCGGAGCCGATCGATGGCGTACTGGTGTTTGTCAAAACGCGCAGCACGACGGAACCGCTGGCCGAATACCTGGCCGAGTCCGGTCTGAAAACGGCCGCCCTTAACGGCGATGTCCCGCAGAAGCAGCGGGAGCGGATCGTCGAGAGCCTGCGCTCCGGCAAGATCGACGTGCTGGTGGCGACCGACGTGGCGGCCCGCGGCCTCGATGTGCAGCGGATCAGCCATGTGATCAACTACGACCTGCCGTACGACAGCGAAGCGTATGTGCATCGGATTGGCCGCACCGGCCGCGCCGGACGCAGCGGCGAAGCGATTCTGTTCGTGCATCCCCGCGAAGCACGCACGCTGAAACGTCTGGAACAGGCCACCCGGCAAACGATTGAGCCGATGAGCCTGCCTTCCAACCGCGATATCAACAAGCAGCGGGTGGCCCGTTTTCACGAGCGGATCACGCAAGGACTGGCCCATGGCGAACTGGAAAAATTCCAGGCGATCGTGGAGCATTACCAGCGAGAGAATGAGATCCCGCTGGAAATGATCGCCGCGTCGCTGGCTATCCTGGCCAACGGCGAAACCCCTTTGCTGGTCAAAGAAGAAATCAAACAGGCAAGCTTTGCGCACGATTCGCGGCCGGGCTTCAAGAACGACCGTGAGCGACCGGGCAAGCGTGATTTCCAGGCCGAACGTCCGTCCCGCGGGCAGCGCAGCATGGGCAACATGGACACGTATCGGATTGAAGTCGGCCGGTTTCACCAGGTCCAGCCCGGCAACATTGTCGGCGCGATCGCCAATGAAACGGGGCTGGGCAGCGAGTCGATCGGCAAGATCAAAATCTTCGATCGGCACAGCACGGTTGATCTGCCGCAGGGCCTGCCTGCCGCGCTGTTTGAGATTCTGACGAACGTCGCGGTCGGCGGCCGCAAGCTGCGGATCTCCCGCGTTGACGGCGGCGGCGGACGTCCGGCCCGTTACCAGGAAGGCGACCAGTCGTTCAACAAGTCCAAGTCCAAATACCGCAAGAAGCTCCCGGCCAAATAG
- a CDS encoding M20/M25/M40 family metallo-hydrolase codes for MKLFRTICLSACLLSWATIACAENLSLPEATRTITEKELKTYVEMLADDTFEGRGAGSRGGRAAGNFLIQAMGKHGLKPAGESGFVQPFDGQLRNILGLMEGSDPALKHEVIVIGAHYDHVGYGTSKNSRGPLGYVHNGADDNASGVSALLELMQAFAAGEKPKRSVLFAFWDGEEAGLLGSKHWTAHPTIALKRIGLMINVDMIGRLRDRTLIVYGWRSGAGLRRLVSEANAETDLLVDFDWEMKDNSDHHSFYLKKIPVVMLHTGLHDDYHTPHDDVHLINTAGMEEVTRLMFQLTFAAANQPERIVYREASEKEGKTTQKLAEAPLTPPQPRLGVNWKNAENGVEITAVSPRQAADRAGLLAGDRVQEIDGRPVSDTRQLLAAILTARSTAELVIARQGVAEPLRQRVELEGSPVRVGLSWRSDDADPRGMMVTQVISGSPAYWSGLKLLDRIRAVNGTPIESSDLLLEQLSTLPSPIELVVERKGRTRRIRIDLDEVPLRQAALKPGR; via the coding sequence ATGAAGCTGTTTCGCACAATCTGTCTGTCTGCCTGTCTGCTTTCCTGGGCGACGATCGCCTGTGCCGAAAATCTGTCGCTGCCGGAAGCCACCCGGACCATTACTGAGAAAGAACTGAAAACGTATGTCGAAATGCTGGCGGACGATACGTTTGAAGGACGCGGAGCCGGCAGTCGGGGCGGCAGGGCGGCAGGGAACTTTCTCATCCAGGCGATGGGGAAACATGGCCTCAAGCCAGCGGGCGAGTCGGGCTTTGTGCAGCCTTTCGACGGCCAGCTGCGGAATATTCTGGGGCTGATGGAAGGGTCCGACCCGGCGCTCAAGCACGAGGTGATCGTGATCGGGGCCCACTACGATCATGTCGGTTACGGCACGTCCAAAAACAGTCGCGGTCCGCTAGGCTATGTGCACAACGGCGCTGATGATAACGCCAGCGGCGTGTCGGCGTTGCTGGAGCTGATGCAGGCATTTGCTGCGGGAGAAAAGCCCAAACGCTCGGTCCTGTTCGCCTTCTGGGACGGAGAAGAAGCCGGCCTGCTGGGCTCCAAGCACTGGACGGCCCATCCGACGATTGCGCTGAAACGCATTGGGCTGATGATCAACGTTGATATGATCGGCCGGCTGCGGGATCGCACGCTGATTGTGTATGGCTGGCGCAGCGGAGCCGGCTTGCGGCGCCTGGTGTCGGAAGCCAATGCGGAAACGGATCTGCTCGTCGATTTTGACTGGGAGATGAAAGATAACAGCGATCATCATTCGTTCTATCTCAAAAAGATTCCCGTCGTGATGCTGCACACGGGCTTGCACGACGATTACCACACGCCGCACGACGACGTCCATCTGATTAATACGGCCGGCATGGAGGAAGTCACCCGGCTGATGTTCCAGTTGACGTTTGCCGCGGCCAACCAGCCCGAGCGGATCGTGTATCGCGAAGCGTCGGAAAAAGAAGGGAAGACGACGCAGAAGCTGGCCGAAGCTCCGCTCACGCCGCCCCAGCCGCGACTGGGCGTGAACTGGAAGAATGCCGAGAACGGCGTAGAGATCACGGCGGTAAGCCCGCGCCAGGCGGCCGACCGCGCCGGGCTGCTGGCCGGTGATCGGGTGCAGGAAATCGACGGCCGACCGGTGAGCGATACGCGGCAACTGCTGGCGGCGATCCTGACGGCGCGAAGCACGGCCGAACTGGTCATTGCCCGGCAGGGGGTGGCGGAGCCGTTGCGGCAGCGCGTGGAGTTGGAGGGCTCGCCGGTGCGGGTCGGATTGTCCTGGCGATCCGACGACGCCGATCCCCGCGGGATGATGGTCACGCAGGTGATCTCGGGTTCGCCGGCCTACTGGTCGGGACTGAAGCTGCTGGACCGCATTCGGGCGGTCAACGGGACGCCAATTGAAAGCAGCGATCTGCTGCTGGAGCAGCTTTCCACCCTGCCGAGTCCGATCGAACTGGTGGTGGAAAGAAAGGGCCGCACCCGGCGGATTCGCATCGATCTGGACGAAGTCCCGCTACGGCAGGCCGCGCTCAAGCCCGGCCGATAA